The window AATAATTCTATTACGGCTTACAGCAATGAGAATAACAGAAATGTTCAATTAGCACTTTTAGTATTAGATACAGTTGAAATAGTAAATCTCTGGCTAAATATGGTCCTTGGTATTATGTTTCTCATTGAAGGATTTTAAACTTTGTTCCTGATTTAATTCACATTCTGATGCTACCATTGATGATTTGCCATGTATAGGTTCGTGAACTAGAAAACAATCCACATTATAATGCGGGTAGGGGATCTGTCTTAACTAGAGAAGGCACAATTGAAATGGAAGCTTCCATTATGGATGGCAACACTAAAAGATGTGGAGCAGTTTCTGGGCTTACTACCGTAGTTAATCCCATATCCTTGGCACGACTTGTCATGGAGAAAACTCCTCATATATATCTTGCTTTTGATGGAGCAGAAAGATTTGCAAGGGAACAAGTGAGTGAAAATCTTACTGTGTACTTTTGCTAGCCTTGAACTTATTTCTGTTGCATCCTTAATTTTCTGTTTCCAATTGAAGTCAATTACATGATTttctttattcagaaaaaagtaataattttttgatgGCAAAAGGATAGcagtttcaaaaatttagaaTCTTCTGTTGTAATGCTGACAAGGTTTGCTGCCTAGAGGTCAGCATCTCTATTCTGTTCTTGGTCACAATATTAGAATTGCTACACTAGCATGCTACTGAATCAATACTTAATTTTAATGTTCCCTTTTCagtttctcctttttctttgtcaGAACAATTGGGTGAGATAGGCATTTAACTGAGTCTCTTGTTTCCAGTCATTCTGAAAACCCAATTTTGTAGCTGTGCAGTCATTATATTGGACATCCATCAATCTTTTCAGAACTTGAATTTAAGGAATGGGTAAAAAAAAGGTTAACATAATCCAACTTTTTTGTGAACTCAACAGCTGGGTTCAATTTAGTTTGTCACTTCACAAATTTAATGGGTGCTTAAGTAAGATGaggaattttgaattttggctAACTCTGATATTAAATTgaactatttttggaaaaaacccTCTGTTGCATTCCCTACCCCTTGTCTCTTGTGCTACTGTCTGTGTTAGTCATTTTTGGGCTTGAGATGTATCCCAAATGATTTATTGAGctgtttggaaaattttttggaTCTTTTGTGATATTTGTTTATAGTGGTCATGTTCTAAACTATTGTAGGCGCAATATTTTCCTCAAATTGAGAAGTTGTAATCAACTGCAGACTTTTTAAAATCTATGCCTCTTATGTCATGTGACTACTATTTAAGCATGTTGAGTTGAGGAAAAAGAAATCAACATTGAGATCAGTGTCTAGCACATATTTTCAGCAACCATGTTGATGCCTCAGAACatggttaattaattatttcCTGAATGTAGCCTTATATATCTCATTAAGTTCATTCTGTGAAATAATTGCTACCAAAGGCCAACTTTCAAAACATGGTTATATGGATAACACATTtcgaatttaagtaaaataaacctggtattgcttttgattttttgtctAGATTGGAACAGAGCAAGTGATATATAGGAATTATGTTTGGTTCATTGATGCTTTCACTCTGATCACCCCCTAgttgtaataataatgatgatgatgaagtgtTGTTGTTGCTTATCCATGCATACATGTATGTATTCTAGTTataatcattattattttaattgcatTTACCTAGATGTGTGATTTGTCTTCATCAAATTTCTTGTGACTGTTCTTAAATTGTCCAGGATATTGAAACTGTAGGTTCAAGCCATTATAACTGCAGAAACtgtattgttgttgttataatCATTGTTATTTGAATTGCGTTTACCTATATTTGTAGGTTATCTTCATCAAATTACTTTTAACTGTGACTTCTTAAATTGTCCAGGGTATTGAAACTGTAGATTCAAGCCATTTTATAACTCAAGAAAATATTGAGAGGCTAAAGCAGGCAAAGGAAGCGAATAGAGTTCAGgtactttcttctctctccttttttttgggagggtAGATAACTATGCTGAATTTGCTCTTTGAGTTGATATTGGCTTGTGAAATTGTGTTTCCTCTTTTACTTGCATGGTGCATATCTCTACCATTTTGGTTTCCCAACTGCtagcaatttctttttcttggctACAACCTAAAGCTCTTTAGAAATTTTCAGTACATTGAGCAAGCTAACAAATCATTTGACATGAGTCGTTGCTCAAGTTTCTAATGTCTGCGTGTCTAAAACCCGTTTTCCAACAATTAGTGTGctgtgatagtttttttttttttttttttttttttttttttttttttttttttcgtactTTAAGCTGGTAACTTCTTCTGTAAATCGGCAGATTGATTATACACAACCGATTcaaaaagatgagaagaaagAGACACCAACAGCTAATGGTGATAGCCAAATTGGGACGGTTGGATGTGTGGCTGTTGATAGTCATGGGAATCTAGCTTCTGCAACTTCTACTGGTGGATTAGTGAACAAGATGGTTGGTCGGATTGGGGACACGCCCATCATAGGGGCAGGGACATATGCCAACAATCTCTGTGCAGTTTCAGCTACAGGAAAAGGTGAAGCAATAATGCGGGGCACTGTTGCAAGAGATGTGGCTGCTCTTATGGAATTCAAAGGTCTTTCTCTCAAGGAGGCTGCAGCTTATGTTGTAGAGGAGTGTGTTCCAAGAGGCAATGTTGGCTTGGTTGCTGTCTCAGCCAAAGGAGAAGTCACGATGGCTTATAATACAACAGGCATGTTTCGAGCTTGTGCTACTGAAGATGGGTATTCAGAGATTGCAATATGGCCTTCTGTGCAAAACTGAGTGCTTTAGGTGAGTTTCAGTTACTTGAGTCCAGCAAGTTGCTTCAGATGACTCACTGTGAGTCACTCACTCTTAGTATTTGGCAAATGACTAGTATTTATATCTTGCTGTATTATCCAAAATAAAGGCAAATGATTGTTATTATGTGGTCGGACCAACAAGTAGGATTAACTTTTCAATAAATTAACATCACTGCACCACATTTACCACTTTACAATGCTTGTACCACTAGTGTATATATGGATCTCGAATCGAACAATCAAGATTTTCTGTCTGAGTAACTATTTTCTAGaacactctcactctcacaatatcactttcaattttgaaatttatttctctttctctacccgtcattttttcttcttcctactCTTCTTTCACCGAAAAACTCCATAAACAAACCTCCAAACTTCACTTCGACACAAACCCATATCAATCCGAGTCCATTTTCAACATCTGTAGACAAATCCGAGGCAAACCCAACCCTTGAACCAACTATCACAGACCTGATTAGGGTCCTTTACGTTAAGGTCTGAATCTTCACTTTCTTTCTCAAAGGCAATAGCGAGTACTCCACCCGAGCCTCCATAGCAGTGGTGACAATAGCGTTAGCTTGAGTTTTGGATTGATTGGGATTTTTTTGAATAGGTTTTTTATtaggttgattttgagttggatttGTGATGAATTTTCAGATTTGTTTGAGTTGGTTTGATTTGGGTTGATTTCTTCTTCCTCCTACTTATTTTTGTGGATTGAATGGAGacaagggaagagagagagagagagagagagagattgacgagagtgagagaggagagaaaaaaaattaaaaaagaaagctaCAGTAACCATGTAAATATACATTGTTATTGtagcaatttttgtatttatgcAATGTTATAGACCCGCTAATGCAGGTAGTTTTTGagtaaaaatgtgtaaaattgacaattttttctatattaCAATGACTAAGGTGAGTGCTCTAAGTATgttagtgaaatttttttcaatctcAAAGTCAAATCTTGCCTTTGGCATTGCTCTTATAAATGTCCATATCTTGGATAATTACTGTGTCATTAGACTTTTTACCCCTAGTTTCACCATCAAATTATATTGAGAATACCTTGTATATAGAATACATCTTCTTGGCCTATCATTTCCTTGTGTAATCATTTGTCTCCTTTGATGTGCAAGCCTTggcatttactttttttttttttgacaaaggATAGGTTTTATACGtgcaaacacacacacacacatctcCTGATAAGTGATTtcgatatatttttttttttaaattaaattttaaggaaataaaattacatattttttagggaaaattatttatggtataatacaataaataataaaattaaataaatctttAACAAATACTTTCTCGTAACATGGTGGTCAATAGAAGGTTTGTGGAATGATGGAAATGGAAATAGAAATGTCTAGCACATTATCAGCAACCATATTGATACCTTAGAAAATGGTAAAGTTATATTTGGAAAATTCATAGTTTGCATTATACTTGCAATGTAAATTTTACATTGTTGTACAACTacaatgtaaaatttatattgctagtacaaatataaaatttaccctTAATATTTcccaaatttaaatatttatttatttatttattttgttgttttctagtagaagaaagagataaaagtgagagtgatttttttttttaataaagaagaGGGAGACAATAGAATGAAATAAAGTTTCTTAAGTATCACTTGTAGctagttaataaaaaattatagatttagcATTTGGGATCTCCTAtggattttggttgtttgagaactaaaatagc of the Quercus robur chromosome 10, dhQueRobu3.1, whole genome shotgun sequence genome contains:
- the LOC126704112 gene encoding isoaspartyl peptidase/L-asparaginase 1-like; the encoded protein is LEFTTIPLVPPLSPSLYIYILPSNTGFAIQFHSPLSDSLSVFQKERIMGWAIALHGGAGDIPVSLAAERRQPREAALRDCLKVGVNALKAQKSPLDVVELVVRELENNPHYNAGRGSVLTREGTIEMEASIMDGNTKRCGAVSGLTTVVNPISLARLVMEKTPHIYLAFDGAERFAREQGIETVDSSHFITQENIERLKQAKEANRVQIDYTQPIQKDEKKETPTANGDSQIGTVGCVAVDSHGNLASATSTGGLVNKMVGRIGDTPIIGAGTYANNLCAVSATGKGEAIMRGTVARDVAALMEFKGLSLKEAAAYVVEECVPRGNVGLVAVSAKGEVTMAYNTTGMFRACATEDGYSEIAIWPSVQN